The Phyllopteryx taeniolatus isolate TA_2022b chromosome 13, UOR_Ptae_1.2, whole genome shotgun sequence nucleotide sequence TTGGCCCTTTTTAGAGTGTGCAagtgtgtacctaatgttttgccTTTCCCATGAGCAAATATCTGACGTGTTTCTTTCATTAATATGGAGGTAATATGGTGTTGCACAGCGATAGCCGCGATTGTTTTGCTAATATTAATCATGATATGAGTTTTTATATCCTTTCATCTCTAGTCTGAATACTGACACACGTCACTGTTATACTTTGTGTGATTGCTTGGCTTCCAAAGCAAAGTGACACACgtaaacaatcaaaataaaacaaaggaaaattgGGGGGGgtcacaacaaaaaacaatcctcTGGGATTAGAGACGCCAGGTTAGCTCAGGACCTCCTGTTGCCGCAGTTGTTGTGTGACAAATCCTCACGTTGAATCCCCCTTgcgtgcaacacacacacacacacacacacacacacacacacacatgcatgtacacacatacacacatgggaGCACTGGGACAAGAGGAAGAAAACAAGGGTATGCATGCTTGGATGAGAAACTAGGCTtaaaaactaggctttacatgatcaggatttttggggccgattagcgagtttaaaaaaacgataactgatcaccgatccgatcacaagatggaggaatgtgtctatttaaatgacctgttcatttactgtatatacttgtgtacttaattgctcaaaaaattacatttacaataaataatgtatctttgttcctgtatttatgccagtgaggcatagtgacagacaacaaatgaatggtcttccattagatggcaggaagtaaatagtcattaatgtatccatatttttgtttgttggtgtgccgtgagatttttcaattgtaaaatatgttccttggctccataaatgttggaaatcactgctcgagtcagatcgtgtatcctcatcagtcaggtcaaaccaacattacaacatgacagaaataatgggtgctaacttactgtaattaaatcactttatttttaattaaatgacttcacccacaccgaaactttagagcatgattcgacagaacggcggcatgtttacgtacaaccgttagtgctagcactagcttgctaggctacataacgtttttgttgcctgcttgtgagccgtatggtattaaaagtacgggaacatgcctcaagcaagccttaaacgaacgtcctttCCTGTCTttagcaccggtgaccaccaacacacgtttttccccatttttgtcctaataatacaaagtcggcgcgctccacgcttgttgtcgtcgccacggtaacgagtgtatccggtcgcatttgagttgacaagataaagtccaATGACCGTAAagaacgggatgcggtggtatcggaatacaagattttattgcagtagtctgacatatgtttgtttgtttaaaaacgCACCACTGCTGTTCATACTTAATGGCTTTTCAACCCTTGGCGCCAGGCCATTCTAGCCAATCAGATGCCAGAAGCAAGGCATTCCCATAAAAGGCACAAGTcacaacataaataataatgtacgaTATAACATGATATCGAGCTCCAGTAAGCCCAAACGCTAGTTAACCATCAAAAATAACTACAGTATGAGAATGTGCcaccgtttttttgttttttttttatcataaggCCATTTCATCCAATTACATGCCGGAAGAAAGTCTTTTATGGAAAAGGCATAACCTCTACCAAGGCCAAAAAGTTGATAACTGTCAAAAATAATTCCCCACTGTTTTCAAACTTGAATATGTAATGTATAACATAAGGCCATTTAAGCTAATCAGAAGCCGGACAAAAGTCAGTTCCGGAAAAAAGCATAATACACACAGTAGAGGATATAACGCATGATTGCTAAACGTCCAAATAAACGACATCAGAATACACCAGTGTTAACTGATGTTCTTGTCTGGCCCTTTCAGGCAATTGAAGCCAGCAGGAAAAAAGGCACAATTTACAACACACAgtacatttaaacaaatataataacTGACCTCGACCAAGACCACAAAAGCTAGCCatccaaaaaacaacatgagAATGCATCTCTTTTGTTCATACCGTCTTGTcgttgcctatagatgccaaaAGGGGGTGGCAAAAAGCtacctcaactcacttcagcacCAAGTTctcaccagatggcgccaaagcagtaacagtattgctttggcttgagcacaaaaacaatggaCAGGTggtaggtgagtttttcagtgaataacggaAGATAAGTtataaaaagcaaataaaatcaGTGAATAGGTGAAGTAGCGAATGCCAAACTGTGAATATGCAGGGGGGGGTTAATGTATTTGTCAGTTCAAGTGAAAACAGCTGTCTTACCAGGTCTCATCATTCTTGAACTCCAGCTCGCCGTATGTGTCCTCGAAATCCTCGCCGCCCCCCTTTGCTAGCCCCTCCATGGTGCGGTAAGGCACAATGACCGTGCCCCGGGCGCCCGACGTCCTCAGCACTTTCATCTCCATGACACACACGCTTTCGCTGACGTGCACCACGCCGCTCTCAAAGGTAAAGATGCCGGCGTGGTCGTCATCCAGGATGGTGACAGTGGCCACGGCGGGGAAGCCTAGCGCCGCTTTGGGGTACGGCAGGCTGTTTGCGGACAGCAGCTCCTCTTCTGTCTCCAGCACGCGCAGGTTACCCAGGCGCACGAAGAAGTGCTCGTCCTCCTCAAAGATGTCATCGTCGATGATGCCCACGCTGATGTCCTTCAGCGTCTCGCCGGGCTTGAAGACCAGCGTGCCCTCAGTGAACTCGTAGTCAGCGCCCGCATTGGCCGAGCCGTCCTCCGTCTTGTAGTCCACGCACACGGTCTTGCCCATATCACCGCCCCGCCGGGTGACGGTGAGGATGGCAGCACCGCAGTTCTCTAGGCACTGGTAGGCGGCAGGCTCGAAGGCCACGCGTGACACGTACTCCTCGGGCTCGTCCACGCGCACCTCTGCCATGCTGGTGCACTTTCTAGCCTGCTCGGCCACGTGCTTCTTCAGGATGTTGCCGGCGCCCGTCATCATGCGCGTGGCTTGGATGCGGTAGAATGCGCGGCTCTTCTGCTGGTGGGACAGAGCGTAGTAGTTGGCCATCTCCACCAGCTGGTCCAGCTCCTTCTCCGGGTGCTTCTGCTTTAGGTCCTTGAGGATGCGGATCATGTCACGGCGGGACTCGTCTGCCTCCCTGCCCTCTGCCGGGCCCATCAGGTTGACGCCGCCGTCCATAAAGTGGGAGTTGACCATCTTCCCGTCCATCTCGATGCCCTTGGAGGAGCGCTCCGCCTCAGTCTCGATGATGACACCACGGTGCTTGTCGGAACGGTACTTCCGGCGCATGAACTTGTAGAAGAGCAGTCGGCGGTCGGCCACCCAGGCCAGCAGCACGCAGATGGGAAAGAAGGCTAGCGTCAGGAGGCCCTCCCAAACCTGCACCACGTTGGGTGAGAAGACAGCCAGGATCATGTAGAGCCAAATATATGCAAAGATGCTCCAGCCGGCCGTGATGAAGAACACCCGCAGGTGCTTGACTTTGCGCACCTCGCCCTGGGGGATGACAGACACGCACAGGCCCACGATGACGAACATGTTGAAGGCAGCACTGCCTACGATGGTGGACGGCCCCAGCTCGCCAGCTTTGAACTCGTGCCCGCAGACCTCGATGATGGACAGCAGGATCTCCGGGGCGGAGGATCCCAGCGCCATGAGGGTGAGGTTGGATACCGTCTCGTTCCACACGCGGATGGTGGCCGTGGTGGTCTCGCCATTTGGCCTCCGGATGACCACCTCCTTCTCCTGGGACGTGATGACCTCGATGGCTGCCATGAAGCGGTCAGCGATGATGGACACACCCAGGAACATGTAGATCATGGCCACAAAGTACACGATAACCCGCGCGATCTTGTCGCCCATGGACGGGTCCTCTGGGTACCAAATAGGCAGGATGATGCCGGGCCTGCACTTGGAGTTCCCCGAGCACGTTGCGTTGTCGGGGTTCAGCGGCGAGCTCGGGGTGGCCCGGGCCGCTGCCGAGGCCAGTCCAAACCAGAGGCAGGCCAAACACCCCGGACTTAGAAGCCTGGAGCCCTCCATGCACCCTCCTTGGTCTCAAGGGTCTTACTGCACTGCAATCCAGCACTGGGCCTTAACTTCGACCACCTGAACAAAACACAGGAAAATACTTTTAACGACATGATCTACCTTATCTTCCAATAAGCCATATTaagtactatttttattttggtagatTTCTACTTCCCGGTTTCCCGCCATTCCCCTTGACTTCAGTCGCGAGCTTTTTGTGAATAAACTGACTACGATTTTGCTTTCATGCATTTCAAGCAACCCATTTGTGCTATCTGACAAGAAGAAGCACCAAATAAAGATAGCGACTGCCATGTGGGCATCTAATGCTAGCTGCTAGCTAGCTAATTGTTGTATGCTTCAAGTTTCTTATGCTTAGTAATGACATTTCAAGATGATCATTATTAATCAGTGACTGAAACCAAGTGTTGCTTTTGCTACGCGATATTTAGCAGTTACTACTGCTTGgcttctgcttcctgttttcctaCAATTCCCCTTGGCTTGGTAGGACTCTTTTGTCCACAACAGAACTTTGATTTGGCACTTCTAAGCCTTTGAGTCCATCAATTGGTGCTGTCCAACAAAAACGTACTGAATAAAGATATAGACTGCTACTTGTTTTATTCTGCTAGGATTCCAATTCTTGTTTTTCCTCCACTTTTGATGGCTTGCTAGGACTCTCAGTtgcaagctttttgtgaaaaaaagggCTTTGACTCGCATCGTCTGTGCATTTGGTACTGGCATCTATTGGTACTGTTTGACAGAAAATGTAGACGGCTACATTAGCGTCTCTCTAGCTAACTAGCTGCACGTTTAACAGTTGAGTGACTTCTATTAATGGAGTGGTTCCACATCTTTTCACATAAGGAAACGGCGTGGGCGAGAGTTTCCCCCAATTTCACGAGTGCATAAATTCAGATGGGGCGACCTACTTTACAAGCGGCATAATCGCGACAAGTTGATTTCCTCCGTGGGAGGCGGGCCGGACAAAATatccccctcgctctctctgAAAATGCATTCGTTTTTCAAGTCtgggaagaagaaagaaaaaagaaaaaaaatgtagataaGGTTTGTTTAATAAAACGCTACCCTGCGGACGTATTTATAATCACGGGAGTTGACTTTGGCTTTTGGATGTGGAGACCAATTATGCCGATTGGAGCCTGATTTTCTTCAATTCCCATGGGAGGAGGGGGGTGaaaaaaaccattaaaaaacacaaacgtgCTGGTCGGGAAGCAGACTAGCTCGCTCAGCAGGAGCTGCTGCCCGACTAAACAGTGTCCAAAATGTcgcattggcaaaaaaaaaaaaaaaaaaaaaggcaagccAATTGGCAAGAGAGCATCAAAAGTGAAAGAAAAGACGGCGCAGATGTCTTTGACCATGTTATCCGCTAACCGCTCCATCTTAACGCACCTCCACCACCTCGACGGGATGCGAGCTGACAACCCGTTTAGAGCTAACGGCTGAGGTCATGTGGAAGCGGATTCCATCTGGTCGGCAAGCTAACTTCACAACCACCATGGCTCTGTTTTATAACGTTTACGATTATACTGTGGatgatatattttattcatttttaaaaatgtctcatACTTCTGCCACTATTGTAAAATGCAAGGCTGGAGGTTATGTTTTGATTTACATTTgttagttagttggttagttagttagatTAGTTTGTTACAGTTTGAGCAACATTTGTAGGTTGGCTTGCTAGCTggcttgcacaaaaaaaaaaaaaaaaaaaaaggaaaatgttttctGAAAAGCATGAGGCTGGAGGTTATGCTTTCATTAAAGTTGGTTAgttcattaatattttttttttaaagtaatgaaagaaacaataacattttggTACGGATCCAGACAGGAATGTTTACCTCTGCCAAGCTGGAAGAGTGCAAGTGCTGCCGTTTTTAGCCGTTTTCGTTTTTAGCTAGCTAAGAAAATGATCCAGATACATGAATTTTCATTACCTCTGCCGAGCATGAATAGTGCAAGTCTGGAGGTTATGTTTTGATCACCATTTGtaggctagctagctagctagctgtatTACCCCTAAAGGGGGTAAtaagaaaaaccaaaacaatgacGACGTGGGTGTGGGTATTTGTATTTGAGGGAGGTTATATTTTGATCACCATTTGTAggttagctcgctagctagctagctggagtatgaaaaaactaacaattaCTGTGAAAAAATTTTTACACAGGTGCCAAACATTATTTCCTCTGCCAGGTGCAGAGAGTGTGAGTCTGATGGTTGTAAACTAGCTACCTGGATTacgcaaaaatgaaaaattttacataaaaaaaaaaaatacagttttgaCACAGATGCAGGAATTTTTTATACCTattccaaacaaaaaaagagagcaataaataaataaataaagtgtaatTTTTGATGGTCCTTTGTTAGttatgctaacgttagcattgtGCCAAAAGCTTAGTAGTGGGGTGGTGGATCTGGATGAAATTATGTTCTATTTCTTTTGATTGTTCGCCATGAATGGAACAGTCCACCTAATAAAACCAAATAAGTTCACAACGCGTCCATTTGTAGCATCTTCCGTGTCCCAAAGATTTACAACATTGATTAAGCACTCAATAATAATAGACACTCCCACCCTGTGTTTGTCAATTACGCTCGTTAAGACTATTACATCAAAGCCACTTCACAAGCTGTTGATTTTTTTGACTATTGATTTTCTCAATGGCTGgacttaagtgtgtgtgtgtgttagtaacTTCTAAATGAGCAGATACGCTACAACAATTTGCATATTTAATGACTCTTTTTTGCCCCATAGGGACTGTCACCAGATGTTTTTTGACCCTAAGGCCTTGTTCATTTTCCAACCCGTTCAGCTTGTTCATTGCCATTTTTGGCagtctgtaatttttttattgcatgaaGATTTTAACTAACGTGAGT carries:
- the slc8a3 gene encoding sodium/calcium exchanger 3 isoform X2, with protein sequence MEGSRLLSPGCLACLWFGLASAAARATPSSPLNPDNATCSGNSKCRPGIILPIWYPEDPSMGDKIARVIVYFVAMIYMFLGVSIIADRFMAAIEVITSQEKEVVIRRPNGETTTATIRVWNETVSNLTLMALGSSAPEILLSIIEVCGHEFKAGELGPSTIVGSAAFNMFVIVGLCVSVIPQGEVWEGLLTLAFFPICVLLAWVADRRLLFYKFMRRKYRSDKHRGVIIETEAERSSKGIEMDGKMVNSHFMDGGVNLMGPAEGREADESRRDMIRILKDLKQKHPEKELDQLVEMANYYALSHQQKSRAFYRIQATRMMTGAGNILKKHVAEQARKCTSMAEVRVDEPEEYVSRVAFEPAAYQCLENCGAAILTVTRRGGDMGKTVCVDYKTEDGSANAGADYEFTEGTLVFKPGETLKDISVGIIDDDIFEEDEHFFVRLGNLRVLETEEELLSANSLPYPKAALGFPAVATVTILDDDHAGIFTFESGVVHVSESVCVMEMKVLRTSGARGTVIVPYRTMEGLAKGGGEDFEDTYGELEFKNDETCKVIHVKVIDDEEYEKNKNFFLELAEPRMVDTSLQKDVPDRKLTSDEEEARRIAEMGKPVLGEHAKMEVIIEESYEFKSTVDKLIKKTNLALVVGTNSWREQFMEAITVSADEDEDDTGEERLPSCFDYVMHFLTVFWKVLFACVPPTDYLNGWACFAVSIVIIGLLTAVIGDLASHFGCTIGLKDSVTAVVFVALGTSVPDTFASKVAAVQDTYADASIGNVTGSNAINVFLGIGLAWSVAAIYWHSKGKPFVVEAGSLAFSVTLFTIFAFLAVTALLYRRRAHIGGELGGPRGHRLATSGFFFSLWFLYILFSSLEAYCHIEGF
- the slc8a3 gene encoding sodium/calcium exchanger 3 isoform X1, whose amino-acid sequence is MEGSRLLSPGCLACLWFGLASAAARATPSSPLNPDNATCSGNSKCRPGIILPIWYPEDPSMGDKIARVIVYFVAMIYMFLGVSIIADRFMAAIEVITSQEKEVVIRRPNGETTTATIRVWNETVSNLTLMALGSSAPEILLSIIEVCGHEFKAGELGPSTIVGSAAFNMFVIVGLCVSVIPQGEVRKVKHLRVFFITAGWSIFAYIWLYMILAVFSPNVVQVWEGLLTLAFFPICVLLAWVADRRLLFYKFMRRKYRSDKHRGVIIETEAERSSKGIEMDGKMVNSHFMDGGVNLMGPAEGREADESRRDMIRILKDLKQKHPEKELDQLVEMANYYALSHQQKSRAFYRIQATRMMTGAGNILKKHVAEQARKCTSMAEVRVDEPEEYVSRVAFEPAAYQCLENCGAAILTVTRRGGDMGKTVCVDYKTEDGSANAGADYEFTEGTLVFKPGETLKDISVGIIDDDIFEEDEHFFVRLGNLRVLETEEELLSANSLPYPKAALGFPAVATVTILDDDHAGIFTFESGVVHVSESVCVMEMKVLRTSGARGTVIVPYRTMEGLAKGGGEDFEDTYGELEFKNDETCKVIHVKVIDDEEYEKNKNFFLELAEPRMVDTSLQKDVPDRKLTSDEEEARRIAEMGKPVLGEHAKMEVIIEESYEFKSTVDKLIKKTNLALVVGTNSWREQFMEAITVSADEDEDDTGEERLPSCFDYVMHFLTVFWKVLFACVPPTDYLNGWACFAVSIVIIGLLTAVIGDLASHFGCTIGLKDSVTAVVFVALGTSVPDTFASKVAAVQDTYADASIGNVTGSNAINVFLGIGLAWSVAAIYWHSKGKPFVVEAGSLAFSVTLFTIFAFLAVTALLYRRRAHIGGELGGPRGHRLATSGFFFSLWFLYILFSSLEAYCHIEGF